The Mesomycoplasma flocculare ATCC 27399 genome includes a window with the following:
- the gyrA gene encoding DNA gyrase subunit A: protein MLGEKEKDSQNFDENNVDFETNAENNEEIEIDEENYVYEIKPTVLKTITDNILPIKIEDEMKSSFLDYSMSVIVSRALPDVRDGLKPVHRRILYTMAELGITSGTSYKKSARIVGDVLGKYHPHGDASVYESMVRMAQPFSLRYPLIDGHGNFGSIDGDEAAAMRYTEARLAKISNKMIEGLKKNTVNFRPNYDSSEVEPEVLPAKFPNLLVSGVSGIAVGMMTKIPPHNLIEIINSFIIFAKNPEIDINNLIASLPGPDFPTGATIYGKNGINQAYLTGKGSFLIRAKAKIEQLNSGKSRIIFYEIPYEVKKPTIIEKVAFLVKNKKILGIKDVRDESTRHGIRVVFDIKKGFNPEIILNKLYHSTDLQISYSINMLALVKGVPKLMNLAQIFSYYLEHQKEINLRSLNFDLEKAADKLNVLLGIKIAIENIDKVIEIIKASKSDQSAQEKLANIFALNPGQTKAIIEMRLGRLTSLAIEKLVTEIEDLKIEINEIKAIIESPNKLIELIIEQHKNVSEQFGDQRRSEIIAEISYLDEEDLITDEQVIISLTQNNYVKRIPLEEYRLQNRGGVGTLASNHYKDDELKSLYITNTLSDLLIISSNAKIFKLRAHQIPDSSKQGKGIPFLNLIRLEKNENISSLIPWNQDYENHWLITVSAFGNIKKTELNAFCNIPKKGKIALKMVENDYLVSAFIIPDNPNINILIASSQGLVNRWPIKLLRKTGRISIGVKGISLEKGHKIIGACFTYGDDFVFSLSKNGFGKKTAVSEYRVTGRLTKGLISIDSTKAGNLVFVSTIKNNQEAIITTKKGFAIRIDLDMVPIISRRTKGVKLIKLKKDDEITSVSLIKKSENKN from the coding sequence ATGCTCGGGGAAAAAGAAAAAGATAGTCAAAATTTTGATGAAAACAATGTTGATTTTGAAACAAACGCAGAAAATAATGAGGAAATCGAAATCGACGAAGAAAATTATGTCTATGAAATTAAACCAACAGTTTTAAAAACAATAACAGACAATATTTTGCCAATTAAAATTGAAGATGAAATGAAATCATCATTTCTTGATTATTCAATGTCTGTCATTGTTTCGCGCGCACTCCCTGATGTTCGCGATGGTTTAAAACCGGTGCACCGTCGAATTTTATATACAATGGCTGAACTAGGAATTACATCAGGAACAAGCTATAAAAAATCTGCAAGAATTGTTGGTGATGTTCTTGGAAAATACCACCCACATGGTGATGCTTCTGTTTATGAATCAATGGTGCGAATGGCGCAACCTTTTTCTTTACGTTATCCTTTAATTGATGGTCATGGAAATTTTGGCTCAATTGATGGCGATGAGGCAGCAGCAATGCGTTATACCGAAGCTCGCCTTGCGAAAATTTCTAATAAAATGATTGAAGGGCTTAAAAAAAACACCGTTAATTTCAGGCCTAATTATGATTCTAGTGAAGTTGAGCCTGAAGTTTTGCCTGCAAAATTTCCTAATTTATTAGTATCAGGAGTTTCTGGAATTGCGGTTGGGATGATGACAAAAATTCCGCCGCATAATTTAATAGAAATTATTAATTCTTTTATTATTTTTGCCAAAAATCCAGAAATTGATATTAACAATTTAATTGCATCTCTTCCAGGACCAGATTTTCCAACGGGTGCAACAATTTATGGCAAAAACGGCATAAATCAAGCTTATCTGACTGGAAAAGGCTCTTTTTTAATAAGGGCAAAAGCAAAAATTGAACAGCTTAATTCTGGCAAGTCACGAATTATTTTCTACGAAATTCCTTATGAGGTAAAAAAACCAACAATTATTGAAAAAGTTGCTTTTTTAGTTAAAAATAAAAAGATTTTAGGGATTAAAGATGTTCGTGACGAAAGTACGCGACACGGAATTCGTGTTGTCTTCGATATAAAAAAAGGTTTTAACCCTGAAATCATCCTTAATAAACTCTATCATAGCACGGATTTACAAATTAGTTATTCTATAAATATGCTAGCACTTGTCAAAGGTGTACCAAAATTAATGAATTTAGCACAAATTTTTTCGTATTATCTTGAACACCAAAAGGAAATAAATCTTCGCTCACTGAATTTTGATCTTGAAAAAGCAGCAGATAAATTAAATGTCTTACTTGGTATTAAAATTGCAATTGAAAACATTGACAAGGTAATCGAAATAATAAAAGCATCAAAATCCGATCAGAGCGCACAAGAAAAATTAGCAAATATTTTTGCCTTAAATCCGGGTCAAACAAAAGCGATAATTGAAATGCGACTTGGAAGGCTAACTTCATTGGCAATTGAAAAATTAGTTACTGAAATTGAAGATTTAAAAATTGAGATTAATGAAATTAAAGCAATTATTGAATCACCAAATAAATTAATTGAACTAATTATTGAACAACACAAAAATGTTTCTGAACAATTCGGCGACCAAAGAAGATCGGAAATTATTGCAGAAATTAGTTATTTAGATGAAGAAGATTTAATAACTGATGAGCAAGTAATTATTTCATTAACGCAAAATAATTACGTAAAAAGGATTCCTTTAGAAGAATATCGCTTGCAAAATCGCGGTGGCGTTGGCACTTTAGCTTCAAATCATTACAAAGATGATGAACTAAAATCTCTGTACATAACAAATACTCTCAGTGATCTTTTAATAATTTCATCCAATGCAAAAATTTTTAAATTACGCGCTCACCAAATTCCTGATAGTTCAAAGCAAGGCAAAGGAATCCCGTTTTTAAATCTGATCAGGTTAGAAAAAAATGAAAATATTTCTAGTTTAATTCCTTGAAATCAAGACTATGAAAATCACTGACTAATTACAGTTTCCGCTTTTGGAAATATCAAAAAAACAGAACTTAATGCTTTCTGCAACATTCCAAAAAAAGGGAAAATTGCCCTAAAAATGGTGGAAAATGACTATTTAGTTTCAGCTTTTATCATCCCTGATAATCCGAATATTAACATTTTAATTGCATCATCTCAAGGTCTTGTCAATCGTTGACCAATAAAATTACTGCGAAAAACCGGCCGTATTTCAATAGGCGTTAAAGGAATTAGCCTTGAAAAAGGCCACAAAATAATTGGGGCTTGTTTTACTTACGGCGATGATTTTGTCTTTAGTCTTAGCAAAAATGGTTTTGGAAAAAAAACAGCTGTAAGCGAATACCGAGTTACAGGAAGACTTACAAAAGGCCTTATTAGTATTGACTCAACAAAAGCTGGAAATCTGGTTTTTGTCTCAACAATAAAAAATAATCAAGAAGCCATAATAACTACAAAAAAAGGCTTTGCGATTAGAATTGATCTTGATATGGTACCGATAATTAGCAGGAGAACTAAGGGTGTAAAATTAATTAAACTCAAAAAAGACGATGAAATTACATCAGTTAGCTTAATCAAAAAAAGCGAAAATAAAAATTAA